The DNA sequence CATTATAGCCTTCGTTTTCGATCCACTCTGCCAACTTAAAAGGCGCGAACATAAACTCCCCTGTTCCTAAAACCAGTATTCTTTGATTTTTGTAAATATTTAGACACTTAAATAAACTATGGGCATTTAATAAGGGTAATCTTTTATATCCTAATCTTCCAAAATGGTTTAAGATTATTTTATCATTATATTCGTAATCACCAACAGAAGGATTTACAACGGATGGAACAAAATCAGGGAGAGGGGTAAATGTAAAACTTCCTTCAAGAATGTTTACAAAAAATAAAGGGCAAGGCATTGCCTCAATAATAGCATTCTTTTTTTCCGAAGACAACCAATTTGTTATTGTTATAAAAACAATTTGCTTTAACGAAGGATTGACTTTGTAATAGGCATGAACAAGATTCATCAATGTTTTTCCAGTGCTTGCTTCGTCATCTACGATAACTAAAGTCTTGGCGTTATAAAAAATTTCTTTTTCAATTGGCAAATATGGTTCGTATAATAAATGATCTATTGCATGACTATGATGTTCTTGAAAGTTAAGAGCGAGCCTTTGTTTTAAGCGATAGCGGGTAGTTTGAATAAATACATGATTTTCATTATTAGTTTGTGAAATAAAATTTTCAAAAACACCTTGTCCAAGAGCTGTAGCAGTTTCAGCCATTGCAATAAATAAAAAAGGATAGGGTAGTGTCAATTTATGTAATTTTTCTCCAAGTAAAGTATAAATATAGCGCATAGTTGATGGTGATGCTGGATAATGTTTGCCTAATACTTTACTAATAAATAAATATCCTCTTTTGGGATTATTTCGGCTTGCAAAACCGCATAATTCGTTTAATGGTATATCTGAACTGGTTACAGAAATGTCTAAATTTCCGCTTTGAAGATTAACATTTAAATTTTCCATAGGAATAAGCGATTACCTGTCTTTTAATTGAAAGCTTTTATAAGCTTGATTAACGCGTATATTATATTCTTGCTTAGGTATTTCAGAAATATCCGATCCCATAGCTAATTTTATTGCCCAGTAAGTATAATTAATACCCGAAAAAGTTGAAAAATATAAACCACCAGCCATACGAGAATTTATTTCCAGAAGTTTTGGAGAATTTTCTTCTCCTCTCATTTGGATATTAAAAATATAATTTAACTGGAATTTTTGCGTTAAAAATTTAGCTGTTTCGATAAGTTGTTCATTCTTTACAAGAATTTGAGCCCTTCCTGATAAAAAAGGTTTTTTCCTCACAGTAGCGCAAATGAGATTTCCATCTTTTGCAAGGCAGTCAATACTATATTCAGTTCCATCCAAATATTCCATAAGCATCATGTCTCTAAAGGTATTAGACATTGATAGCTTTTGAGTGAGATCATCCAATGTCGTATAATTTATATCTCCCGATAAAAACGATTTCAGATCATTTATATCCTCTTTTATTATCTTAAAACCAAGTCCATAAACAGACTGAGTTGGCTTTAAACATATTTTTTTATGATTCTTTTTTAGTATCTGATAAGCAGATTTAAATGAGTCAAGACTATTAAATTTATAATACTCTGGAATTAGAACAGGACAATCTTTCAAGGTATCATATAACCTAACTTTATCATTTAA is a window from the Desulfobacterales bacterium genome containing:
- a CDS encoding phosphoribosyltransferase domain-containing protein; this encodes MENLNVNLQSGNLDISVTSSDIPLNELCGFASRNNPKRGYLFISKVLGKHYPASPSTMRYIYTLLGEKLHKLTLPYPFLFIAMAETATALGQGVFENFISQTNNENHVFIQTTRYRLKQRLALNFQEHHSHAIDHLLYEPYLPIEKEIFYNAKTLVIVDDEASTGKTLMNLVHAYYKVNPSLKQIVFITITNWLSSEKKNAIIEAMPCPLFFVNILEGSFTFTPLPDFVPSVVNPSVGDYEYNDKIILNHFGRLGYKRLPLLNAHSLFKCLNIYKNQRILVLGTGEFMFAPFKLAEWIENEGYNVKFQATTRSPILLGNDIHSCMAFEDNYFEGIKNYLYNVSINDYDQIIICYETKILPEAHDLISQLNAKAIFFDNEILSFS
- a CDS encoding ATP-grasp domain-containing protein; protein product: MTMTSVIWFNKCFSSIYDIIEQIKESDTKKEFKILCTHENPEFIGFEKADLHEVEKTNMGNEDYINYCLNICRLYNVSLFLPFKKASFIASQMHRFEEAGIKVLVCASPEIFEILNDKVRLYDTLKDCPVLIPEYYKFNSLDSFKSAYQILKKNHKKICLKPTQSVYGLGFKIIKEDINDLKSFLSGDINYTTLDDLTQKLSMSNTFRDMMLMEYLDGTEYSIDCLAKDGNLICATVRKKPFLSGRAQILVKNEQLIETAKFLTQKFQLNYIFNIQMRGEENSPKLLEINSRMAGGLYFSTFSGINYTYWAIKLAMGSDISEIPKQEYNIRVNQAYKSFQLKDR